One Streptomyces sp. SAI-135 DNA segment encodes these proteins:
- a CDS encoding ABC transporter permease, giving the protein MATLTEAPPPLSPTAPEKKPPRRRGRFTPYWLLLPGILWLLIFFALPMIYQASTSVQTGSLETGYKVTWHFATYWDALSEYWPQFLRSILYAGAATILCLVLGYPLAYLIAFRAGRWRNLIMVLVIAPFFTSFLIRTLAWKTILADSGPVVGALNTLHVLDVTSWLGWTTGDRVLATPLAVVCGLTYNFLPFMILPLYTSLERIDGRLHEAAGDLYAKPVTTFRKVTFPLSMPGVVSGTLLTFIPAAGDYVNADLLGSTDTRMVGNVIQSQFLRILDYPTAAALSFILMAAILFMVTFYIRRSGTEDLV; this is encoded by the coding sequence ATGGCGACGCTCACCGAGGCGCCCCCGCCGCTCTCCCCGACCGCGCCCGAGAAGAAGCCGCCGCGCAGGAGGGGCCGCTTCACCCCGTACTGGCTGCTGCTGCCCGGCATCCTCTGGCTGCTCATCTTCTTCGCCCTGCCGATGATCTACCAGGCCTCCACGTCCGTGCAGACGGGCTCCCTGGAGACGGGCTACAAGGTCACCTGGCACTTCGCCACCTACTGGGACGCCCTGTCCGAGTACTGGCCGCAGTTCCTGCGCTCGATCCTGTACGCCGGTGCCGCGACGATCCTCTGCCTGGTGCTGGGGTATCCGCTCGCGTACCTGATCGCCTTCCGCGCGGGACGCTGGCGGAACCTGATCATGGTCCTGGTGATCGCGCCGTTCTTCACCAGCTTCCTGATCCGCACGCTCGCCTGGAAGACGATCCTCGCGGACAGCGGTCCCGTCGTCGGCGCCCTCAACACCCTGCACGTCCTGGACGTCACCAGCTGGCTCGGCTGGACCACCGGCGACCGCGTCCTGGCCACCCCGCTCGCGGTGGTCTGCGGTCTGACGTACAACTTCCTGCCGTTCATGATCCTGCCGCTGTACACCTCCCTGGAGCGCATCGACGGGCGGCTGCACGAGGCGGCGGGCGACCTGTACGCGAAGCCCGTCACCACCTTCCGCAAGGTCACCTTCCCGCTGTCGATGCCGGGCGTGGTCTCCGGGACGCTGCTGACCTTCATCCCGGCGGCCGGCGACTACGTGAACGCCGATCTGCTCGGCTCCACGGACACTCGCATGGTCGGCAACGTCATCCAGTCGCAGTTCCTGCGGATCCTGGACTATCCGACGGCCGCGGCCCTCTCCTTCATCCTGATGGCCGCGATTCTCTTCATGGTCACCTTCTACATCCGTAGGTCCGGCACGGAGGATCTGGTTTAA
- a CDS encoding ABC transporter ATP-binding protein: protein MITVTNKNTEGSGDVRLAGISKTYDNGFTAVQPLDLTVPQGSFFALLGASGCGKTTTLRMIAGLEEPTTGTVHLGDQEVTRLPPYKRPVNTVFQSYALFPHLDIFENVAFGLRRRGIKSVKKQVEDMLELVQLGEQARKKPHQLSGGQQQRVAVARALINTPKVLLLDEPLGALDLKLRRQMQLELKRIQTEVGITFVHVTHDQEEAMTMADTVAVMNAGRVEQLGSPTDLYENPQTTFVANFLGTSNLIEAEVDSKSGGEIVLKAGGGKLVLPEARYSGPTATGGKVLVGVRPEKISLTHADQAGEIPVGRNRITGKIADSSFIGVSTQYVIDSPVCPEFEVYAQNIDRDDRLVPGAEVVLHWNPAHTFGLDAAQDIDAGIQEEATV, encoded by the coding sequence GTGATCACCGTGACGAACAAGAACACCGAGGGCAGCGGCGACGTCCGCCTCGCCGGCATCAGCAAGACCTACGACAACGGCTTCACCGCCGTGCAGCCGCTCGACCTGACCGTGCCCCAGGGCTCCTTCTTCGCCCTGCTCGGCGCCTCCGGCTGCGGCAAGACCACCACCCTGCGCATGATCGCCGGTCTGGAGGAGCCCACCACGGGCACCGTGCACCTCGGCGACCAGGAGGTCACCCGGCTGCCCCCCTATAAGCGCCCGGTGAACACCGTCTTCCAGTCCTACGCCCTCTTCCCGCACCTCGACATCTTCGAGAACGTCGCCTTCGGTCTGCGCCGGCGCGGCATCAAGTCGGTGAAGAAGCAGGTCGAGGACATGCTGGAGCTCGTACAGCTGGGGGAGCAGGCCCGCAAGAAGCCGCACCAGCTCTCCGGTGGCCAGCAGCAGCGTGTCGCGGTGGCGCGGGCGCTGATCAACACGCCCAAGGTGCTCCTCCTCGACGAGCCGCTCGGCGCCCTCGACCTGAAGCTGCGCCGCCAGATGCAGCTGGAGCTCAAGCGCATCCAGACCGAGGTCGGCATCACCTTCGTGCACGTCACGCACGACCAGGAGGAGGCCATGACCATGGCCGACACGGTCGCCGTGATGAACGCGGGCCGTGTCGAGCAGCTCGGCTCGCCCACCGACCTGTACGAGAACCCGCAGACCACCTTCGTCGCCAACTTCCTCGGCACCTCCAACCTGATCGAGGCCGAGGTCGACTCCAAGAGCGGCGGCGAGATCGTGCTGAAGGCGGGCGGCGGGAAGCTGGTCCTGCCCGAGGCGCGCTACTCCGGGCCCACCGCGACCGGTGGCAAGGTGCTCGTGGGCGTGCGTCCCGAGAAGATCTCCCTCACGCACGCGGACCAGGCCGGGGAGATCCCCGTGGGCCGCAACCGGATCACCGGGAAGATCGCCGACTCCTCCTTCATCGGCGTCTCCACGCAGTACGTCATCGACAGCCCCGTCTGTCCCGAGTTCGAGGTCTACGCCCAGAACATCGACCGCGACGACCGGCTGGTGCCCGGCGCCGAGGTCGTCCTGCACTGGAACCCGGCGCACACCTTCGGACTGGACGCCGCCCAGGACATCGACGCCGGCATCCAGGAAGAGGCGACGGTCTGA
- a CDS encoding glycoside hydrolase family 18 protein — MERTGPDKSVRSVLAAVTAALLALPGITALSSAARAADADLVRNGGFEAGLDGWTCSAGATVNSPVHSGSSALRATPAGSDFAQCAQTVTVRPDAQYTLAGHVRGSYVYLGASGTGTTDVSTWTQSAPDWQRLTTTFRTGPSTTKVTLYTHGWYGTGAYHADDVSLTGPGADTGQPPAVPTDLKAGTVTSSSVALSWTAVTGATGYAVYRDGVKIQTVSGPSATVSGLAPSTAYGFQVAAVNDAGESARSGAVNVTTTAGSSTGLPAHALVGYLHASFANGSGYTRLADVPDSWDVIDLAFGEPTSVTSGDIRFNRCPVTECPGVESDADFKAAIRAKQAAGKNVLISIGGQNGQVQLTTTAARDAFVSSVSSIIDTYGLDGLDVDFEGHSLSLNADDTDFRNPKTPVVVNLISALKTLKAKYGSRFVLSMAPETFFVQMGYQYYGTGKWGGQDPRCGAYLPVIHALRDDLTLLHVQDYNSGPIMGLDNQYHSMGGADFHIAMTDMLLTGFPVAGDPANVFPPLRPDQLAIGMPASTNAGNGYVSPAEVTRTLDCLTRRTNCGSYPTHGTWPALRGLMTWSINWDRYSGGEFQKTFDGYFG; from the coding sequence GTGGAACGCACCGGACCCGACAAATCCGTCAGATCCGTCCTCGCCGCCGTGACGGCCGCCTTGCTGGCCCTGCCCGGCATCACCGCGCTCTCGTCGGCCGCCCGTGCGGCCGACGCGGACCTGGTACGCAACGGAGGCTTCGAAGCGGGACTCGACGGCTGGACCTGCTCCGCGGGTGCCACGGTCAACAGCCCTGTGCACAGTGGGAGTTCGGCGCTGCGGGCGACCCCGGCCGGCAGCGACTTCGCCCAGTGCGCCCAGACGGTGACCGTGCGGCCCGACGCGCAGTACACGCTCGCCGGACACGTCCGCGGCTCCTACGTCTACCTCGGCGCGAGCGGCACCGGCACCACCGACGTCTCCACCTGGACCCAGTCCGCCCCCGACTGGCAGCGGCTCACCACGACCTTCCGCACCGGCCCGTCCACCACCAAGGTCACCCTCTACACGCACGGCTGGTACGGGACGGGTGCGTACCACGCGGACGACGTGTCCCTCACCGGGCCGGGCGCCGACACCGGTCAGCCGCCCGCCGTGCCCACGGATCTGAAGGCGGGCACGGTCACGTCCTCCAGCGTGGCCCTGTCCTGGACGGCGGTCACGGGAGCCACCGGCTACGCCGTCTACCGGGACGGCGTCAAGATCCAGACGGTGAGCGGGCCTTCGGCCACCGTGAGCGGGCTCGCGCCCTCGACGGCGTACGGCTTCCAGGTCGCGGCGGTCAACGACGCGGGGGAGTCGGCGAGGTCGGGTGCCGTCAACGTGACCACGACCGCGGGAAGTTCCACCGGCCTCCCCGCCCACGCCCTCGTCGGCTACCTCCACGCGAGCTTCGCCAACGGCTCCGGCTACACGCGCCTGGCCGACGTCCCGGACAGCTGGGACGTCATCGACCTGGCCTTCGGCGAGCCCACCTCGGTCACCTCCGGCGACATCCGCTTCAACCGCTGCCCGGTCACCGAATGCCCCGGCGTCGAGTCCGACGCCGACTTCAAGGCGGCGATCAGGGCGAAGCAGGCGGCGGGCAAGAACGTGCTCATCTCGATCGGCGGCCAGAACGGCCAGGTCCAGCTGACGACGACAGCGGCCCGGGACGCCTTCGTCTCCTCGGTCTCCTCGATCATCGACACCTACGGCCTCGACGGCCTGGACGTCGACTTCGAGGGCCATTCCCTCTCGCTGAACGCCGACGACACGGACTTCAGGAACCCGAAGACCCCGGTGGTCGTGAACCTGATCTCGGCGCTGAAGACGCTGAAGGCGAAGTACGGGTCCCGCTTCGTGCTGTCGATGGCCCCGGAGACCTTCTTCGTGCAGATGGGCTACCAGTACTACGGCACGGGCAAGTGGGGCGGCCAGGACCCGCGCTGCGGCGCCTACCTCCCGGTGATCCACGCCCTGCGCGACGACCTCACCCTGCTGCACGTCCAGGACTACAACTCGGGGCCGATCATGGGCCTCGACAACCAGTACCACTCCATGGGCGGCGCGGACTTCCACATCGCCATGACCGACATGCTCCTCACCGGCTTCCCGGTCGCCGGCGACCCCGCGAACGTCTTCCCGCCCCTGCGCCCCGACCAGCTCGCCATCGGCATGCCCGCCTCCACGAACGCGGGCAACGGCTACGTCAGCCCGGCGGAGGTCACCAGGACCCTCGACTGCCTGACGAGAAGGACCAACTGCGGCTCGTACCCCACCCACGGCACCTGGCCCGCCCTGCGCGGCCTGATGACCTGGTCGATCAACTGGGACCGCTACTCCGGCGGAGAGTTCCAGAAGACCTTCGACGGTTACTTCGGCTGA
- a CDS encoding phosphatase PAP2 family protein produces the protein MGDIRPGPPQLRPGRALAHTHGASGSGSPHRSDSRPPQTPRGGRRTDLIGRPGTTPPVPGRPAFLTLLLGIPALLFALITWQVVEDGPLLRADERVSRALVHPDRLGDGLSDLGNVQVAVPLLVAALAYVTWRHRRTGTDRWWLPATAGALLMALLPAILVPLKIWTARSGTSVVPPGTGYFPSGHTATAAVAYGTATLFLLPLLRTPRTRRALVTLCTLLVLAVSYGLIRRGYHWPLDVLASWCLSTLLLRLLVTLVRRYGLKPTENAKR, from the coding sequence GTGGGCGACATCAGGCCGGGGCCTCCCCAGCTTCGACCTGGTCGTGCCCTCGCGCACACACATGGAGCCTCCGGCTCCGGATCTCCTCACCGATCGGACAGTCGCCCGCCCCAAACCCCCCGGGGCGGCCGGCGAACCGATCTGATCGGCCGCCCCGGAACCACCCCCCCTGTTCCGGGGCGGCCGGCCTTCCTCACCCTCCTTCTCGGAATTCCGGCCCTCCTCTTCGCCCTGATCACCTGGCAGGTCGTGGAGGACGGGCCGCTTCTGCGTGCCGACGAGCGGGTCAGCCGCGCCCTGGTCCACCCGGACCGCCTCGGCGACGGTCTCTCCGACCTGGGCAACGTCCAGGTGGCCGTCCCCCTCCTGGTGGCGGCGCTGGCGTACGTGACCTGGCGGCACCGGCGCACGGGTACGGACCGCTGGTGGCTCCCGGCCACCGCGGGCGCCCTCCTGATGGCCCTGCTCCCGGCGATCCTGGTCCCCCTCAAGATCTGGACCGCCCGCTCCGGCACCTCCGTGGTCCCTCCGGGCACCGGCTACTTCCCCTCGGGCCACACCGCCACCGCGGCCGTCGCCTACGGCACCGCGACCCTCTTCCTCCTCCCCCTCCTCCGCACCCCCCGCACCCGCCGGGCCCTCGTCACCCTCTGCACCCTCCTCGTCCTCGCCGTCTCCTACGGCCTGATCCGCCGCGGCTACCACTGGCCCCTGGACGTCCTGGCAAGCTGGTGCCTGTCCACCCTGCTCCTCCGCCTCCTGGTGACACTCGTCAGGCGATACGGTCTGAAGCCGACAGAGAACGCGAAGAGGTAG
- a CDS encoding AAA family ATPase, with protein MPDEKDQVTVAFENHDFALTPSPGEVILPLYGRKIHHDSKCGHLTDADRLPRFPDPDRLLWRRLIDSAPSHDTAARAEFARSTGLLGGSGQPLTSACSCVLRPVSPHQAATMRPWPLDEAVRAFDRDRFTAELRAMEGAAEEVRRDFPWEDWPTLPLERYALGQGDSAHTRPYCYLMEFGSKALGSIAGGSSTKHLIYQRNQDGSWWHDSRYADEKEAWQAVRSGIVAAVTAAREGRTADIDTIDAVRSGPALVAKTLRVYAPDVALAVYGHDVVRHFVQQLTGAPVPKLDRFALQARLKEVIDGEQRFAGWSYDLVVLFLYWWTNPVRTQQIVKIAPGANASLWDECRAGGFIAVGWDDVADLRSFADKDEFQAAFAAAYADEYNGYQSKISAKANEVWKLQSLRPGDLVVANKGTSEILGVGRVAGDGYTWREDRPLYRHTVEVEWDESYAGRLEEPERSWATVTVKDVSAQVWSRIRKAKAAPSSVGDDPAPDTTDAVLTTRPLDAGLVPLAEALDRRGQAVLYGPPGTGKTYTALRFAVRWLGELAGDLSDVDPYAEPGTPAFRRTLDALTAAGRLTMVAFHPNYGYEDFVEGFRPVKGGSGGLMLDRVDGVFKRVCQAAAADQGRPYLVVVDELNRGNLPKIFGELITLLEKDKRGCQVLLPLSQEQFTVPDNVYLVGTMNTADRSIRMLDAAIRRRFAFLEQLPDSAPLQGCHVEQLHLADLLDALNQRVRTHLDREKQIGQAFFLPNGAPVDTVPGLAAIVRDEILPLLQEYAYDDYSLLATFLGETLVDLEAHTVRELSDEGLVTALYTELQVKSGALE; from the coding sequence ATGCCGGACGAGAAGGACCAGGTGACGGTCGCCTTCGAGAACCACGACTTCGCGCTGACACCGTCACCGGGCGAGGTGATCCTCCCTCTCTACGGCCGCAAGATCCACCACGACTCGAAGTGCGGCCACCTCACCGATGCCGACAGACTCCCCCGGTTCCCGGACCCGGACCGGCTGCTGTGGCGGCGGCTCATCGACTCCGCGCCCTCCCACGACACGGCTGCCCGCGCCGAGTTCGCTCGGTCCACAGGGCTGCTCGGCGGCTCGGGACAGCCCCTCACCAGCGCGTGCAGTTGTGTTCTGCGCCCCGTTTCCCCGCATCAGGCCGCCACGATGCGGCCGTGGCCGCTGGACGAGGCGGTGCGTGCCTTCGACAGGGACCGCTTCACGGCAGAGCTGCGCGCGATGGAAGGGGCCGCCGAGGAGGTACGCCGTGACTTCCCCTGGGAGGACTGGCCGACACTGCCTCTGGAGCGATACGCCCTCGGCCAGGGAGACAGCGCCCACACCCGGCCCTACTGCTATCTGATGGAGTTCGGCAGCAAGGCCCTCGGCAGCATCGCCGGCGGCTCCTCGACCAAGCACCTCATCTACCAGCGCAACCAGGACGGTTCCTGGTGGCACGACTCGCGCTACGCCGACGAGAAGGAGGCTTGGCAGGCGGTGCGGTCCGGGATCGTCGCGGCCGTGACCGCGGCCCGCGAAGGACGAACCGCCGACATCGACACCATCGACGCCGTACGTTCGGGTCCCGCCCTGGTCGCCAAGACACTGAGGGTCTACGCGCCCGACGTCGCCCTGGCGGTCTACGGCCACGACGTGGTTCGGCACTTCGTGCAGCAGCTCACCGGCGCGCCTGTCCCCAAGCTGGACCGGTTCGCCCTCCAGGCACGACTGAAGGAGGTCATCGACGGCGAGCAACGGTTCGCAGGCTGGTCGTACGACCTGGTGGTGCTGTTCCTGTACTGGTGGACCAATCCCGTCCGTACGCAACAGATCGTGAAGATCGCACCCGGCGCGAACGCCTCGCTGTGGGACGAGTGCCGAGCCGGTGGTTTCATCGCGGTCGGCTGGGACGACGTGGCGGACCTGCGGTCCTTCGCCGACAAGGACGAGTTCCAGGCAGCGTTCGCCGCCGCCTACGCGGACGAGTACAACGGCTACCAGTCGAAGATCTCCGCGAAGGCCAACGAAGTCTGGAAGCTGCAGAGTCTCCGGCCCGGCGACCTCGTCGTCGCCAACAAGGGCACGAGCGAGATCCTCGGTGTGGGCCGGGTGGCGGGCGACGGTTACACCTGGCGGGAGGACCGCCCGCTCTACCGGCACACGGTCGAGGTCGAGTGGGACGAGAGCTACGCGGGCCGGCTGGAGGAACCCGAGCGGTCCTGGGCGACCGTCACTGTCAAGGACGTGTCCGCACAGGTGTGGAGCAGGATCCGGAAGGCCAAGGCGGCCCCGTCGTCCGTCGGGGACGATCCGGCCCCCGACACCACCGACGCCGTGCTGACCACCCGCCCTCTGGACGCAGGGCTGGTCCCGCTCGCCGAGGCCCTCGATCGGCGGGGGCAGGCGGTGCTGTACGGGCCCCCGGGTACGGGCAAGACGTACACCGCCCTTCGTTTCGCGGTCCGTTGGCTGGGTGAGCTGGCCGGCGACCTGTCGGATGTCGACCCCTACGCAGAGCCCGGTACCCCGGCCTTCCGGCGCACGCTCGACGCCCTGACCGCGGCAGGCCGGCTGACGATGGTCGCCTTCCACCCCAACTACGGCTACGAAGATTTCGTGGAGGGCTTCCGGCCGGTGAAGGGCGGATCCGGCGGCCTCATGCTGGACCGGGTCGACGGGGTGTTCAAACGCGTGTGCCAGGCCGCCGCAGCCGACCAGGGCCGCCCGTACCTGGTCGTCGTCGACGAGCTCAACCGCGGCAACCTGCCCAAGATCTTCGGCGAGCTGATCACCCTCCTCGAGAAGGACAAGCGGGGCTGCCAGGTGCTGCTGCCACTCAGCCAGGAGCAGTTCACGGTGCCGGACAACGTGTACCTGGTGGGCACCATGAACACCGCCGACCGCTCCATCCGGATGCTGGACGCCGCCATCCGCCGCCGTTTCGCCTTCCTGGAGCAACTCCCCGACTCCGCGCCCCTTCAGGGATGCCACGTTGAGCAGTTGCACCTCGCGGACCTGCTCGACGCCCTGAACCAGCGCGTGAGGACCCATCTCGATCGCGAGAAGCAGATCGGGCAGGCCTTCTTCCTCCCGAACGGCGCTCCGGTCGACACCGTGCCGGGCCTGGCCGCGATCGTCCGCGACGAGATCCTGCCCCTGCTCCAGGAGTACGCCTACGACGACTACTCCCTGCTCGCCACCTTCCTCGGCGAGACACTGGTCGACCTCGAGGCACACACGGTGCGAGAGCTCAGCGACGAGGGTCTGGTCACTGCCCTGTACACGGAACTCCAGGTCAAGAGCGGGGCGTTGGAGTAG
- a CDS encoding FAD-dependent oxidoreductase: MAPSAMSRWTKALSEAQPVPYWLDDPGRPHPEPALTSAETCDLLVVGGGYSGLWTALNAKERDPERDVVLLEGREVGWAASGRNGGFCAASLTHGLPNGLTRWPDEIHRLQELGARNLDEIEKAVARHDLDCEFERTGEIDVATETYQARELRDWYEELQEKGLADGIDFLDADAVREQVASPTFEAGLWDRRGVAMLNPAKLVWGLKRACLRLGVRLYEHTPALTLKPYGAGMAVRTPYGSVRARKIALGTNVFPNLVKRVRAYTVPVYDYALMTEPLSGEQLASIGWKNRQGLGDSANQFHYFRLSADNRILWGGYDAVYPYGGRVRAEYDDRPETYAKLAGHFFTCFPQLEGVRFTHAWGGAIDTCSRFSAFYGTAHQGKVAYAAGYTGLGVGATRFGADVMLDLLAGESTERTSLAMVRKKPLPFPPEPFAWTGIALTKWSLARADSHGGRRNLWLRTMDRLGLGFDS, encoded by the coding sequence ATGGCCCCGAGCGCCATGAGCCGTTGGACCAAGGCACTCTCCGAAGCCCAGCCGGTCCCGTACTGGCTGGACGACCCCGGCAGGCCCCACCCCGAGCCCGCCCTCACCTCCGCCGAGACCTGCGACCTGCTGGTCGTCGGCGGTGGCTACAGCGGGCTGTGGACGGCGCTCAACGCCAAGGAGCGCGACCCCGAGCGGGATGTCGTCCTGCTGGAAGGCCGCGAGGTGGGCTGGGCCGCCTCCGGCCGCAACGGCGGCTTCTGCGCCGCCTCCCTCACCCACGGGCTGCCCAACGGGCTGACCCGCTGGCCCGACGAGATCCACAGGCTTCAGGAGCTGGGCGCCCGCAACCTCGACGAGATCGAGAAGGCGGTCGCCCGGCACGACCTGGACTGCGAGTTCGAGCGCACCGGCGAGATCGACGTGGCGACCGAGACCTACCAGGCCCGGGAGCTGCGCGACTGGTACGAGGAGCTCCAGGAGAAGGGCCTCGCCGACGGGATCGACTTCCTCGACGCCGACGCGGTGCGCGAGCAGGTCGCCTCACCGACCTTCGAGGCGGGACTGTGGGACCGCCGGGGCGTGGCCATGCTCAACCCGGCGAAGCTGGTCTGGGGACTGAAGCGGGCCTGCCTGAGGCTCGGCGTCCGGCTCTACGAGCACACCCCCGCCCTCACCCTGAAGCCGTACGGCGCCGGCATGGCCGTCCGCACCCCGTACGGTTCCGTGCGCGCCCGCAAGATCGCGCTCGGCACCAACGTCTTCCCGAACCTGGTCAAGCGGGTGCGGGCGTACACCGTGCCGGTCTACGACTACGCGCTGATGACCGAGCCGCTGAGCGGTGAGCAGCTCGCGTCGATCGGCTGGAAGAACCGGCAGGGGCTCGGGGACAGCGCCAATCAGTTCCACTACTTCCGGCTGTCCGCCGACAACCGGATCCTGTGGGGCGGTTACGACGCGGTCTACCCGTACGGCGGCCGGGTGCGGGCCGAGTACGACGACCGGCCGGAGACGTACGCCAAGCTCGCCGGGCACTTCTTCACGTGCTTCCCGCAGTTGGAGGGGGTGCGCTTCACGCACGCGTGGGGCGGCGCCATCGACACCTGCTCGCGCTTCTCCGCGTTCTACGGCACCGCGCATCAGGGCAAGGTCGCGTACGCGGCCGGTTACACGGGCCTCGGAGTCGGCGCGACCCGCTTCGGCGCGGACGTGATGCTGGACCTGCTGGCCGGGGAGAGCACCGAGCGGACCTCGCTGGCCATGGTCCGCAAGAAGCCGCTGCCCTTCCCGCCGGAGCCCTTCGCCTGGACCGGCATCGCCCTGACCAAGTGGTCGCTGGCGCGTGCGGACTCGCACGGCGGGCGGCGCAACCTGTGGCTGCGGACCATGGACAGACTCGGTCTGGGATTCGACAGCTGA
- a CDS encoding spermidine/putrescine ABC transporter substrate-binding protein gives MEQYEPDRLSPAQVAAMRRSLRNGRAAMTRRSLLRASAGGALAVGGLGTLSACGIPAAGTTQGGVSAEDHSAKEKTVNFSNWTEYIDVDESEKHHPTLDQFKKETGISVKYTEDINDNVEFFGKIKPQLAAGQDTGRDIIVLTDWLAARLIRLGWVQKLDASHLPHAYANLSAQFRDPDWDPGRAYSYVWQGISTVIAYNKKALDGQEVKSISDLLDNTKLKGRVGFLSEMRDSIGMTLLDMGKDPANFTADDYDAAIARLQKAVDKGQIRRFTGNDYTSDLTSGDFAACVAWAGDVVQLKADSPDIDFIIPDSGYMTSTDNMLIPNKARHKTNAERLIDFYYQPKPAAELAAYINYVSPVDGVKPELAKIDPDAANNPLIIPDKAMAAKSHAFRSLSSKEETAFEEKFAKLTGA, from the coding sequence ATGGAGCAGTACGAGCCCGACCGCCTGTCACCGGCCCAAGTGGCCGCCATGCGGCGCAGTCTCCGCAATGGTCGGGCCGCCATGACCCGGCGGTCCCTGCTGCGCGCCTCCGCGGGCGGCGCGCTCGCGGTCGGCGGCCTCGGCACGCTGAGCGCCTGCGGGATCCCCGCGGCCGGCACCACCCAGGGCGGGGTCTCCGCGGAGGACCACTCGGCCAAGGAGAAGACCGTCAACTTCTCCAACTGGACCGAGTACATCGACGTGGACGAGAGCGAAAAGCACCACCCCACGCTCGACCAGTTCAAGAAAGAGACCGGCATCTCGGTCAAGTACACCGAGGACATCAACGACAACGTCGAGTTCTTCGGCAAGATCAAGCCGCAGCTCGCGGCGGGGCAGGACACCGGGCGCGACATCATCGTGCTCACCGACTGGCTCGCCGCGCGGCTCATCCGGCTCGGCTGGGTCCAGAAACTGGACGCCTCCCACCTGCCCCACGCCTACGCCAACCTGTCCGCGCAGTTCCGTGATCCCGACTGGGACCCGGGAAGGGCGTACTCCTATGTGTGGCAGGGCATCTCGACCGTCATCGCCTACAACAAGAAGGCGCTCGACGGCCAGGAGGTGAAGTCGATCTCCGACCTGCTCGACAACACCAAGCTCAAGGGGCGGGTCGGCTTCCTGTCGGAGATGCGCGACAGCATCGGCATGACCCTGCTCGACATGGGCAAGGACCCGGCGAACTTCACCGCCGACGACTACGACGCGGCCATCGCGCGTCTCCAGAAGGCCGTCGACAAGGGGCAGATCCGCCGCTTCACCGGCAACGACTACACCTCCGACCTGACCAGCGGCGACTTCGCCGCCTGTGTCGCCTGGGCCGGTGACGTCGTCCAGCTGAAGGCCGACAGCCCGGACATCGACTTCATCATTCCGGACAGCGGATACATGACGTCGACGGACAACATGCTGATCCCCAACAAGGCCCGTCACAAGACGAACGCCGAGCGGCTCATCGACTTCTACTACCAGCCGAAGCCGGCCGCCGAGCTCGCCGCGTACATCAACTACGTGTCGCCCGTCGACGGCGTGAAGCCCGAGCTGGCGAAGATCGACCCGGATGCGGCGAACAACCCGCTGATCATCCCCGACAAGGCCATGGCCGCGAAGTCGCACGCCTTCCGCTCGCTGAGCTCGAAGGAAGAGACGGCCTTTGAAGAGAAGTTCGCGAAGCTGACTGGGGCGTGA
- a CDS encoding ABC transporter permease: protein MAFVNWLKRHLVVIAGLVTLGYLLLPNVVVTVFSFNKPKGRFNYEWQQFSTDAWKDPCGVADMCGSLSLSLQIAFWATVGATVLGTMIAFALVRYRFRARGAVNSLIFLPMAMPEVVMAASLLTLFLNMGAQLGFWTILIAHIMFCLSFVVTAVKARVMSMDPRLEQAAQDLYAGPFQTFVRVTLPIAAPGIAAGALLAFALSFDDFIITNFNAGSTVTFPMFVWGSAQRGTPVQINVIGTTMFLVAVLLVLTSMVVSNRRNRQKA from the coding sequence ATGGCCTTCGTCAACTGGCTCAAGCGTCATCTCGTCGTCATCGCGGGACTGGTCACGCTCGGATATCTCCTGCTGCCGAACGTCGTCGTCACGGTGTTCTCCTTCAACAAACCGAAGGGGCGCTTCAACTACGAGTGGCAGCAGTTCTCCACGGATGCCTGGAAGGACCCCTGCGGGGTCGCCGACATGTGCGGATCGCTCTCCCTCAGCCTCCAGATCGCGTTCTGGGCGACGGTCGGCGCGACCGTCCTCGGCACGATGATCGCCTTCGCGCTGGTCCGCTACCGCTTCCGCGCCCGCGGCGCGGTGAACTCGCTGATCTTCCTGCCGATGGCGATGCCCGAGGTCGTCATGGCGGCCTCGCTGCTCACCCTGTTCCTCAACATGGGCGCGCAGCTGGGCTTCTGGACGATCCTCATCGCCCACATCATGTTCTGCCTGAGCTTCGTCGTGACGGCGGTCAAGGCACGTGTGATGTCGATGGACCCGCGCCTCGAGCAGGCCGCGCAGGACCTGTACGCCGGTCCTTTCCAGACCTTCGTCCGGGTCACCCTGCCGATCGCCGCGCCCGGAATCGCCGCGGGCGCGCTGCTCGCCTTCGCGCTCTCCTTCGACGACTTCATCATCACCAACTTCAACGCCGGCTCGACCGTCACCTTCCCCATGTTCGTCTGGGGTTCGGCACAGCGCGGAACGCCCGTGCAGATCAACGTCATCGGCACGACGATGTTCCTCGTCGCCGTCCTTCTGGTGCTGACCTCCATGGTCGTCAGCAACCGCCGCAACAGGCAAAAGGCATAG